A window of Halomonas sp. H10-9-1 contains these coding sequences:
- the murD gene encoding UDP-N-acetylmuramoyl-L-alanine--D-glutamate ligase yields the protein MERDASATQVAVIPVPPGTTLVVGLGLSGRAICRHLARRGVPFMVADTRQAPPGLDDFRATHPGVVVHLGPLEALDLEAAEEVVLSPGIDPHAPGLAAMAGRVNPATGEPRLVGEIALFVRAAQAPIVAITGSNAKSTVTTLVGEMAREAGVRVAVGGNLGTPALDLLDEVPDAGLFVLELSSFQLETTPRLGAECALFLNLSEDHLDRHGDMAGYRAAKLAIFRGARHAVVNADDALTWPADEVPAIDRFTSGQPQGDDWGVAGRADGDWLMHGESPLMPVAAMRLAGRHHQANALAALAMGHRLGFPLAAMRAVLERFPGLPHRSELVAEAGGVRWINDSKGTNVGATLAAIAGLGPTLEGRLVLLAGGVGKGADFTPLAEPLARFGREAILFGADAGRLEAALAGRLPITRVADLATALARAATIAEPGDAVLLSPACASLDQFANYQARGDAFRDWVHHHLAQEGT from the coding sequence ATGGAGCGCGATGCCAGCGCCACGCAAGTGGCCGTCATCCCGGTGCCCCCCGGCACCACCCTGGTGGTAGGGCTGGGGCTATCGGGGCGTGCGATCTGCCGCCATCTGGCGCGCCGCGGCGTGCCCTTCATGGTCGCCGACACTCGCCAGGCACCGCCCGGACTCGACGACTTTCGCGCTACTCATCCCGGCGTCGTGGTGCACCTCGGTCCCCTCGAGGCGCTCGACCTCGAGGCGGCCGAGGAGGTGGTGCTGAGTCCTGGCATCGACCCGCATGCGCCGGGGCTCGCGGCCATGGCCGGCCGGGTCAACCCCGCCACCGGCGAGCCGCGGCTGGTCGGAGAAATCGCGCTGTTCGTGCGGGCGGCGCAAGCACCCATCGTCGCCATCACCGGCTCCAATGCCAAGTCCACCGTGACCACCCTGGTCGGCGAGATGGCCCGGGAAGCGGGGGTCAGGGTGGCCGTGGGCGGCAATCTCGGCACCCCCGCCCTGGACCTCCTCGACGAAGTGCCCGACGCCGGCCTCTTCGTGCTGGAGCTCTCCAGCTTCCAGCTCGAGACGACGCCGCGGCTGGGCGCCGAGTGCGCACTCTTCCTGAATCTCTCCGAGGACCACCTGGACCGCCATGGCGACATGGCCGGCTACCGGGCCGCCAAGCTCGCCATCTTCCGTGGTGCCCGTCATGCCGTGGTCAATGCCGACGACGCCCTGACCTGGCCGGCGGACGAGGTGCCTGCCATAGACCGCTTCACCAGCGGGCAGCCGCAGGGCGACGACTGGGGCGTGGCCGGCCGCGCCGATGGTGACTGGCTGATGCATGGCGAGTCGCCGTTGATGCCGGTCGCCGCCATGCGCCTGGCCGGTCGTCACCACCAGGCCAATGCCCTGGCCGCCCTGGCCATGGGCCATCGACTCGGCTTTCCGCTGGCCGCCATGCGGGCGGTGCTCGAACGCTTCCCGGGGCTGCCCCATCGCAGCGAGCTGGTCGCCGAGGCGGGCGGCGTGCGCTGGATCAACGACTCCAAAGGCACCAACGTCGGCGCGACCCTGGCGGCCATCGCCGGGCTCGGGCCGACCCTCGAGGGCCGGCTGGTCCTGCTGGCCGGTGGCGTGGGCAAGGGCGCCGACTTCACGCCCCTGGCCGAGCCTCTGGCGCGCTTCGGCCGCGAGGCGATCCTGTTCGGCGCCGATGCCGGCCGCCTCGAGGCGGCCCTCGCCGGGCGATTGCCGATCACCCGGGTCGCCGATCTGGCCACGGCCCTGGCGCGGGCCGCGACCATCGCCGAGCCGGGCGACGCGGTACTGCTCTCGCCGGCCTGTGCCAGTCTCGATCAGTTCGCCAACTATCAGGCGCGCGGCGACGCCTTTCGCGACTGGGTCCACCACCACCTGGCGCAGGAGGGGACATGA
- the ftsW gene encoding putative lipid II flippase FtsW codes for MSRLTRLREGLSTRDHPVDGWLLVAALALLLVGWVMVTSASTGVAASLTGNPWYFSIRHGIFLLVAITVATGVLRVPLGWWRANGPLLLLLGIVLLVLVLLVGREVNGSKRWLAIPGVPFNVQASEFAKLFLIVYLAGYLERFLPQVRRHWGAFLRPLMVLGLFGGLLILEPDYGAVVVMTGCVMGMLLMAGAPWGRFLLLALLVAVGGALLAIAEPYRLARLTSFVDPWADQFASGYQLTQALIAFGRGGWLGVGLGNSVQKLFYLPEAHTDFVFAVLAEELGLLGAACVIGLFALLVWRAMAVGRRAELAGRSFSAYLSYGIALVIGAQAFINIAVSSGMLPTKGLTLPLLSYGGSSLLVCTCMVAMLLRVDIETRREQGRRSPAAPRPVAAAGPSTLARQGVEP; via the coding sequence ATGAGCCGCCTGACAAGACTCCGCGAGGGACTCTCGACCCGCGACCACCCCGTCGATGGCTGGCTGCTGGTGGCCGCCCTGGCACTGCTGCTGGTCGGCTGGGTCATGGTCACTTCCGCCTCCACCGGCGTGGCGGCGAGCCTGACCGGCAACCCCTGGTACTTCAGCATTCGTCACGGCATCTTCCTGCTGGTGGCGATCACGGTGGCGACCGGCGTGTTGCGCGTGCCGCTGGGCTGGTGGCGGGCCAACGGCCCCCTGCTGCTGCTGCTGGGGATAGTGCTGCTGGTGCTGGTCCTGCTGGTCGGGCGTGAGGTCAATGGCAGCAAGCGCTGGCTGGCGATCCCCGGGGTGCCCTTCAATGTCCAGGCCTCCGAGTTCGCCAAACTGTTCCTGATCGTCTATCTGGCAGGCTACCTGGAGCGCTTCCTGCCCCAGGTGCGTCGCCATTGGGGGGCCTTCCTGCGTCCGCTGATGGTGCTTGGCCTGTTCGGGGGCCTGCTGATCCTGGAGCCCGACTACGGCGCCGTGGTGGTGATGACCGGTTGCGTGATGGGCATGTTGCTGATGGCCGGGGCGCCCTGGGGGCGCTTCCTGCTGCTGGCGCTGCTGGTGGCGGTGGGGGGTGCCCTGCTGGCCATCGCCGAGCCCTACCGGTTGGCGCGGCTGACCAGCTTCGTCGACCCCTGGGCCGATCAGTTCGCCAGCGGCTACCAGCTGACCCAGGCGCTCATCGCCTTCGGTCGTGGGGGCTGGCTGGGGGTGGGGCTGGGCAACAGCGTCCAGAAACTCTTCTACCTGCCCGAAGCGCACACCGACTTCGTTTTTGCCGTGCTGGCCGAAGAGCTGGGGCTGCTGGGCGCGGCCTGCGTCATCGGCCTTTTCGCCCTGCTGGTATGGCGTGCCATGGCGGTGGGGCGTCGCGCCGAGCTGGCGGGGCGCTCATTCTCCGCGTACCTGAGCTATGGCATCGCGCTGGTGATCGGCGCCCAGGCCTTCATCAATATCGCGGTGAGCAGCGGCATGCTGCCCACCAAGGGCCTGACCCTGCCGCTGCTCAGCTATGGCGGCTCCAGCCTGCTGGTATGTACCTGCATGGTGGCGATGCTGCTGCGCGTCGATATCGAGACGCGGCGCGAACAGGGGCGCCGCTCCCCGGCGGCCCCTCGTCCGGTGGCGGCTGCCGGTCCGTCCACGCTGGCCAGACAAGGAGTCGAGCCATGA
- the mraY gene encoding phospho-N-acetylmuramoyl-pentapeptide-transferase, which translates to MLLYLAEFLAQYFRAFNVFEYLTLRMILATITALVLCLWLGPVMIRRLVEGQIGQAVRDDGPQSHLSKAGTPTMGGAMILMAIAVSTLLWGDLANHYVWIVLAVTLGFGAIGWVDDYRKVVEKNPRGLPARWKYLWQSVVGLAAAVLLYATAASPVETSLIVPLFKEFVLPLGLFYVVLAYLVIVGSSNAVNLTDGLDGLAIMPTVLVAMGLGIFAYASGNAVFAEYLQIPGIPGAGELAVFCATIAGAGLGFLWFNTYPAQVFMGDVGALALGAALGVVAVIVRQEIVLFIMGGIFVMETVSVILQVASYKLTGRRIFRMAPLHHHYELKGWPEPRVIVRFWIITVVLVLIGLATLKVR; encoded by the coding sequence ATGCTTCTCTATCTGGCTGAATTTCTGGCGCAGTACTTCAGAGCCTTCAACGTCTTCGAGTACCTCACGTTGAGGATGATCCTGGCCACCATCACTGCTCTGGTACTCTGCCTGTGGCTCGGCCCGGTGATGATCCGCCGCCTGGTCGAGGGACAGATCGGCCAGGCGGTGCGCGACGATGGTCCACAATCGCACCTCTCCAAGGCGGGTACCCCGACCATGGGGGGGGCCATGATCCTGATGGCCATCGCCGTGAGCACCCTGCTGTGGGGGGACCTGGCCAACCACTACGTCTGGATCGTGCTGGCCGTGACCCTGGGCTTCGGTGCCATCGGCTGGGTGGACGATTACCGCAAGGTGGTGGAGAAGAACCCGCGCGGGCTGCCGGCGCGCTGGAAGTATCTCTGGCAGTCGGTGGTCGGCCTGGCGGCGGCGGTGCTGCTCTATGCCACCGCCGCCTCGCCGGTGGAGACCAGCCTGATCGTGCCGCTGTTCAAGGAGTTCGTGCTGCCGCTGGGGCTCTTCTACGTGGTGCTGGCCTACCTGGTGATCGTCGGCAGCTCCAACGCCGTCAACCTCACCGACGGCCTCGATGGCCTGGCGATCATGCCCACCGTGCTGGTGGCCATGGGGCTGGGTATCTTCGCCTATGCCAGCGGCAATGCGGTGTTTGCCGAGTACCTGCAGATCCCGGGGATTCCCGGAGCGGGTGAGCTCGCCGTGTTCTGTGCCACCATCGCCGGTGCCGGCCTGGGCTTTTTGTGGTTCAACACCTATCCGGCCCAAGTGTTCATGGGCGATGTGGGAGCGCTGGCCCTCGGCGCGGCCCTCGGCGTGGTGGCGGTGATCGTGCGCCAGGAGATCGTGCTGTTCATCATGGGCGGGATCTTCGTGATGGAGACCGTCTCGGTGATCCTGCAGGTGGCGTCCTACAAGCTCACCGGTCGGCGCATCTTCCGCATGGCGCCGCTGCACCACCATTACGAGCTCAAGGGCTGGCCGGAGCCGCGGGTCATCGTGCGCTTCTGGATCATCACCGTGGTGCTGGTGCTGATCGGCCTGGCCACCCTCAAGGTGCGTTGA
- the murG gene encoding undecaprenyldiphospho-muramoylpentapeptide beta-N-acetylglucosaminyltransferase, which yields MSESTPRRALIMAGGTGGHVIPALSLARGLQARGVEVAWLGSPRGIENRLVPEAGIPLQRIAVAGLRGNGAAGWLLAPFNLTRAVWQAWRVIREFDPQLVVGLGGFASGPGGLAAWLSRRPLVIHEQNAVAGLTNRALARLARRVYAAFPQAFQGRGEVIGNPVRDAIAALGEAPRGAAEMAGRPLRLLVVGGSLGAQALNEGLPAALARLPEELRPEVRHQAGRDKDAATRDAYARQGVGAEVTAFIDDMASAYAWADLVVCRAGALTVAELAAAAKPALFVPFPHAVDDHQTANARALVEEGAAELLPQRELSAATLADRLAALLDPDTLATMVSRARACAHLDAVERLVAGCMETGFER from the coding sequence ATGAGCGAATCCACTCCCCGCCGGGCCCTGATCATGGCCGGCGGCACCGGTGGCCATGTGATCCCCGCACTCTCCCTGGCCCGCGGCCTGCAGGCCCGCGGCGTGGAGGTCGCCTGGCTGGGCAGCCCGCGGGGCATCGAGAACCGGCTGGTGCCCGAGGCGGGCATTCCCCTCCAGCGCATCGCGGTGGCCGGTCTGCGCGGCAACGGCGCGGCCGGCTGGCTGTTGGCCCCCTTCAACCTGACCCGGGCGGTATGGCAGGCCTGGCGGGTCATCCGCGAGTTCGACCCCCAGTTGGTGGTGGGGCTCGGTGGCTTTGCCAGCGGTCCCGGTGGGCTCGCCGCCTGGCTGTCGCGGCGCCCGCTGGTGATCCACGAGCAGAACGCCGTGGCCGGGCTCACCAATCGTGCCCTGGCGCGCCTGGCGCGGCGGGTCTATGCGGCCTTTCCCCAGGCCTTCCAGGGCCGTGGCGAGGTGATCGGCAATCCGGTGCGCGATGCCATCGCGGCCCTGGGCGAGGCCCCGCGTGGCGCCGCCGAGATGGCCGGGCGTCCACTGCGTCTGCTGGTGGTCGGGGGTTCCCTGGGGGCCCAGGCATTGAATGAGGGCCTGCCGGCGGCCCTGGCCCGGCTGCCCGAGGAACTCAGGCCCGAGGTTCGCCACCAGGCGGGGCGCGACAAGGATGCCGCGACCCGCGACGCCTATGCACGGCAGGGCGTCGGCGCGGAGGTCACAGCCTTTATCGACGACATGGCCTCCGCCTATGCCTGGGCCGACCTGGTGGTGTGCCGGGCCGGCGCCCTGACCGTGGCGGAGCTCGCCGCCGCGGCGAAGCCGGCGCTGTTCGTGCCCTTCCCGCATGCCGTCGACGATCATCAGACCGCCAACGCCAGGGCGCTGGTGGAGGAGGGCGCAGCCGAGCTGCTGCCCCAGAGAGAACTCAGCGCGGCGACGCTGGCCGATCGGCTGGCGGCGCTGCTCGACCCCGACACCCTCGCCACCATGGTATCGCGGGCCCGCGCCTGCGCCCATCTCGACGCCGTCGAGCGCCTGGTGGCCGGCTGCATGGAGACAGGTTTTGAGCGATAG